Proteins encoded in a region of the Hippopotamus amphibius kiboko isolate mHipAmp2 chromosome 11, mHipAmp2.hap2, whole genome shotgun sequence genome:
- the LOC130831971 gene encoding olfactory receptor 2B6-like, with amino-acid sequence MDLINKSHPEEFILLGFTDRPWLEFPLFIVLLITYPMAMAGNIAIILVSNLDPRLHNPMYFFLTTLSVLDMCYTTSIVPQMLSNLGTSKKTISYMGCAVQLYFFHIMGGTECLLLALMSFDRYVAICKPLHYTLIMNQRVCILSVATVWLSGMTYAVSEATVTLQLPLCGHNTLDHLVCEIPVLIKTACGEKGANELTLSVVCTFMLVVPLCLILASYACIGHAVFKLKSSEGRKKAFGTCSSHLIVVFFFYGPGISMYLQPPSSISRDQPKFMALFYGVVTPALNPFLYTLRNKDVKGALGNLMRSIFTSK; translated from the coding sequence ATGGACCTAATTAACAAAAGTCATCCTGAAGAGTTTATTCTACTAGGATTCACTGACCGTCCTTGGCTAGAGTTTCCTCTAtttattgttctgcttataacATACCCCATGGCCATGGCGGGAAACATAGCCATCATTCTGGTGTCCAACTTGGACCCTCGTCTGCACAaccccatgtatttcttcctcacCACCCTCTCCGTTCTGGACATGTGCTACACCACAAGCATTGTCCCTCAGATGCTGTCTAACCTAGGAACTTCTAAGAAGACAATCAGCTATATGGGGTGTGCAGTTCAGCTTTATTTCTTCCACATAATGGGGGGCACAGAATGTCTGCTTTTGGCTCTTATGTCTTTtgatcgctatgtggccatctgcaagcctctaCACTACACCCTCATCATGAATCAGCGTGTCTGTATCTTATCAGTGGCCACTGTGTGGCTGAGTGGAATGACCTATGCTGTCTCAGAGGCCACTGTTACCTTACAGTTACCACTGTGTGGTCACAATACACTGGATCACTTGGTATGTGAGATTCCTGTTCTGATAAAGACTGCCTGTGGGGAAAAGGGTGCTAATGAGCTCACACTGTCTGTGGTATGCACTTTTATGTTAGTTGTGCCACTATGCTTAATTCTTGCTTCCTATGCTTGTATTGGACATGCTGTATTTAAGCTTAAATCATccgagggaagaaaaaaagccttTGGGACATGTTCTTcccatctcattgtagttttcttcttttatggcccAGGCATTAGCATGTACCTTCAGCCTCCCTCTTCCATCTCAAGGGACCAGCCCAAGTTCATGGCTCTCTTCTATGGAGTGGTGACTCCTGCACTCAACCCTTTCCTCTACACTCTGAGGAATAAGGATGTAAAGGGGGCATTGGGCAACCTGATGAGGAGCATTTTCACTTCCAAGTGA